One Caloranaerobacter sp. TR13 genomic region harbors:
- a CDS encoding diacylglycerol kinase family protein, with the protein MCFVVNPVAGKNRARNLIPYIKEKMKKTDIKYKIIETTKPKEAIEITKNALGKGFDIIVAVGGDGTINEVMIGIVEMGKGILGIIPGGTGNDLARTLNIPENVKYALDLIIDRKVKSIDLGYADGKPFLNVASIGFDAEIVKNTEKIKRYVKSKFAYTVGLLVTLISYKCKKIKVKLDDRELNEEILLIAIGNGKYYGGGMAICPNAVEDDGLSEICFIKKIPKLKLLLLFPSIFKGKHGEFKKYVQFYKSKEVKVNMCNPISLNIDGEIFDVDDEIIFTMKRKSIEVIAQ; encoded by the coding sequence GTGTGTTTTGTTGTAAATCCAGTTGCTGGCAAAAATAGAGCTAGAAACTTAATACCTTACATTAAAGAAAAAATGAAAAAAACTGACATCAAATATAAAATTATTGAGACTACAAAGCCTAAGGAAGCAATAGAAATTACTAAAAATGCACTTGGAAAAGGATTTGATATTATAGTAGCAGTAGGTGGAGACGGGACTATTAATGAAGTAATGATTGGAATAGTTGAAATGGGTAAAGGTATATTAGGTATTATACCTGGAGGTACCGGGAATGATTTAGCAAGAACATTAAATATACCTGAAAATGTAAAATATGCTCTAGATTTGATAATAGATCGCAAAGTTAAAAGTATTGATTTAGGGTACGCTGATGGTAAACCATTTCTGAATGTTGCAAGTATTGGATTCGATGCTGAAATAGTTAAGAATACAGAAAAAATAAAAAGATATGTTAAAAGTAAATTTGCTTATACAGTAGGTTTATTAGTAACACTTATATCATATAAGTGTAAGAAGATTAAGGTTAAACTTGATGATAGGGAACTTAATGAAGAGATTCTCCTTATAGCTATTGGAAACGGTAAATATTATGGCGGAGGCATGGCAATATGCCCTAATGCTGTAGAAGATGATGGTCTCTCTGAAATTTGTTTTATAAAAAAGATTCCTAAACTAAAGCTTTTATTGCTATTTCCATCTATATTTAAAGGGAAGCATGGCGAATTTAAAAAATATGTTCAATTTTACAAGTCTAAAGAAGTAAAGGTGAATATGTGCAATCCAATAAGTTTAAATATAGATGGAGAAATATTTGATGTTGATGATGAGATAATATTTACAATGAAAAGAAAAAGCATAGAAGTTATAGCTCAGTAA